One Platichthys flesus chromosome 14, fPlaFle2.1, whole genome shotgun sequence genomic region harbors:
- the LOC133968969 gene encoding LOW QUALITY PROTEIN: verrucotoxin subunit beta-like (The sequence of the model RefSeq protein was modified relative to this genomic sequence to represent the inferred CDS: inserted 1 base in 1 codon), with the protein MNPESSRTMEMAALGRPFSLGMLYDCRQDSLIPGLTLWNPDDLEKDTRQRPKPNSHFEIVKSESIEDKSSALKVEASLKASFLGGLVEVGGSAKYLNDRKTSRNQARVTLKYETTTKFQELSMKHLGRGNMKHPEVFDKGMATHVVTAILYGAQAFFVFDREMSEREDHQDVQGNLKVAIKKLPCISIEGEGSLNMEDKDKANVEKFSCKFHGDFSLEKNPVSFQDAVQVYQSLPKLLGSNGEKAVPVKVWLLPLTSLDSTAAQLVRQISVGLVQEAQTVLEDFSELEMRCNDAMKTTTAQQFPQIGKKLRSFKDMCSKFKLELQRDLSLKLPSIRGGGEEEAVLAEILMKRHSSPFNSKNLTEWMDCKEREIYTLRSFTDTMXKHKIVPSQNHLYKETLYTKHAVCFVFTSVGDPESFLSASSNYSLSEPTKPDEPQGQQQWFTSQDIANKMRKQAKLFSDFAEANKENKNIKFLMVGLTNETQKGSSIYLYEDGFSVNENFEPPSKPESVKASDINHNSVTLKISPPRSGTVNITSYSVEYCVHGEAGWQQKTASKDGEVTVSDLSPDTEYVFRCRAVTSVGVGPVNEVSGTIRTRPCSPPGEPRVEPNSSEITVSWQRPAELGQDVHVLRYIVEYAQADNVVKAEDLQWNRTMSGAEEVIISELRSETEYVVRVTCDCGGAGRSKESISVNVCTKNVKPLTEFLTHTSVRISSEALSVYKLSLNEEDIDIRGCRMFNFGKTSMKRNRTMIIFGESGSGKSTLINGMINYIVGVEWDDNFRFKLIVQDHSRSEAESQTPQVTVYKLNHQEGFQIPFSLTIVDIPEDIEDIEKDKLIVEQLRNLFFAEGGVSEIDAVCFVAPASLARLTPTQTHMFDSVLSIFGKDVTKNIWILVTFADSQLSTVLEAINEAGVPCPKTKDGLPVHFKFNNSPWFAQNKSCAAESGSEEDDEGVFDKMFWNMGIKSMRKFFTALNEMLTKNLTKTILRDIWKSQFWDPLQRT; encoded by the exons CGATGATCTCGAAAAAGATACGAGACAAAGACCAAAACCTAACAGCCATTTTGAGATAGTTAAATCTGAATCAATTGAGGATAAATCTTCAGCACTAAAGGTTGAAGCTTCTCTGAAAGCAAGTTTCTTGGGTGGACTGGTTGAGGTGGGGGGATCGGCCAAATACCTGAATGATCGTAAGACATCCAGAAATCAGGCCAGAGTAACACTGAAGTATGAAACTACCACTAAGTTCCAGGAACTGTCCATGAAACATCTCGGAAGAGGCAACATGAAACATCCGGAAGTTTTTGACAAAGGAATGGCAACACATGTAGTCACAGCTATTCTTTATGGAGCACAAGCCTTCTTTGTGTTTGATCGTGAGATGTCAGAAAGAGAAGATCATCAGGACGTTCAAGGCAACTTGAAAGTGGCGATCAAGAAGCTCCCATGCATCTCTATAGAGGGAGAAGGTTCCCTGAACATGGAAGACAAAGATAAGGCAAATGTTGAGAAGTTTTCTTGCAAGTTCCACGGAGACTTTTCTCTTGAAAAGAATCCTGTGTCCTTTCAGGATGCCGTACAGGTCTATCAAAGCCTGCCAAAACTACTGGGATCCAATGGGGAAAAAGCAGTTCCAGTGAAAGTCTGGCTGTTGCCATTGACAAGTTTAGATTCTACTGCTGCTCAACTTGTTCGTCAGATAAGTGTAGGACTAGTTCAGGAAGCACAGACAGTCCTGGAGGACTTCAGTGAGCTGGAAATGAGGTGCAACGATgccatgaaaacaacaacagcacagcAGTTTCCTCAGATTGGCAAAAAACTTAGAAGTTTTAAAGACATGTGCTCAAAGTTCAAACTAGAGTTACAACGAGATTTATCATTGAAACTTCCATCTATACGAGGAGGAGGCGAAGAGGAGGCTGTGCTTGCAGAGATACTGATGAAGAGACACTCATCTCCGTTCAACAGCAAAAACCTGACTGAGTGGATGGactgtaaagagagagaaatctaCACATTAAGATCTTTCACCGacacaa aaaaacacaagattGTTCCATCTCAAAATCATCTGTACAAGGAAACTCTCTATACAAAGcatgctgtgtgttttgttttcacctcagTGGGAGACCCTGAGTCGTTCCTCTCAGCCTCATCAAACTATTCACTATCAGAACCAACCAAACCAGACGAGCCTCAAGGTCAGCAGCAGTGGTTCACCTCACAAGACATTGCAAATAAAATGAGGAAACAAGCAAAGCTCTTCAGTGATTTTGCAGAAGCCAACAAAGAGAACAAGAACATAAAGTTCCTCATGGTGGGTTTGACCAATGAGACACAGAAAGGTTCCAGCATCTACCTTTATGAAGACGGCTTCTCCGTAAATGAGAACTTTGAACCACCTTCAAAGCCTGAAAGTGTCAAAGCAAGTGACATAAACCACAACAGTGTGACCCTGAAGATCTCTCCACCCAGATCTGGAACCGTGAACATCACGTCCTACTCTGTTGAGTACTGTGTCCATGGAGAGGCTGGATGGCAACAGAAGACGGCGTCAAAGGATGGAGAAGTCACAGTGAGCGACCTGAGTCCTGACACAGAGTACGTGTTCAGATGCAGAGCTGTCACCTCAGTAGGTGTTGGACCAGTCAACGAGGTCAGTGGAACCATTAGAACTCGGCCCTGCAGCCCTCCTGGAGAACCTCGAGTTGAACCAAACTCAAGTGAGATAACCGTTAGCTGGCAGAGACCTGCTGAGCTTGGACAAGATGTCCACGTTCTGAGATACATCGTGGAGTACGCCCAAGCAGACAATGTGGTGAAAGCAGAAGATCTCCAGTGGAACCGAACAATGTCAGGAGCTGAAGAGGTGATCATATCAGAGCTTCGGTCAGAGACAGAGTATGTTGTCAGGGTCACATGTGACTGTGGTGGAGCTGGCAGAAGCAAGGAAAGCATCTCTGTGAACGTCTGCACAAAGAATGTTAAACCTCTCACAGAGTTCCTCACTCATACGAGCGTAAGAATAAGTTCTGAGGCCCTGTCAGTTTACAAACTGTCACTGAATGAGGAGGACATTGATATACGAGGCTGCCGGATGTTTAACTTTGGCAAAACAAGCATGAAGAGAAATCGCACCATGATTATTTTTGGAGAGTCTGGATCAGGAAAGTCCACTTTGATAAATGGAATGATCAACTACATTGTAGGTGTAGAGTGGGACGACAACTTCAGATTTAAATTAATAGTCCAGGATCATTCAAGGTCAGAAGCTGAAAGCCAGACCCCTCAAGTCACTGTGTACAAACTGAACCATCAGGAGGGGTTTCAAATCCCCTTCTCTCTGACCATTGTGGATATTCCAGAAGATATAGAAGACATAGAAAAAGACAAGTTGATCGTAGAGCAGCTTCGTAATCTCTTCTTTGCTGAGGGGGGTGTCAGTGAAATCGATGCTGTGTGTTTCGTAGCTCCAGCTTCTTTAGCACGACTcacaccaacacagacacacatgtttgACTCAGTGCTCTCCATCTTCGGCAAAGACGTTACAAAAAACATCTGGATTCTGGTGACATTTGCAGACAGCCAACTTTCAACAGTTCTAGAGGCGATCAACGAGGCGGGTGTCCCGTGTCCGAAAACCAAAGATGGACTACCGGTTCACTTCAAGTTCAATAACTCACCGTGGTTTGCCCAAAACAAATCGTGTGCAGCAGAGAGCGGgagtgaggaagatgatgagggAGTCTTCGATAAGATGTTTTGGAACATGGGGATAAAAAGCATGAGGAAGTTTTTCACTGCTTTGAATGAAATGCTGACAAAAAACTTGACGAAGACAATTCTTCGAGACATATGGAAAAGCCAATTCTGGGATCCATTGCAGAGAACATAG